One part of the Arabidopsis thaliana chromosome 1 sequence genome encodes these proteins:
- the BGLU36 gene encoding beta glucosidase 36 (beta glucosidase 36 (BGLU36); FUNCTIONS IN: cation binding, hydrolase activity, hydrolyzing O-glycosyl compounds, catalytic activity; INVOLVED IN: response to salt stress; LOCATED IN: mitochondrion; EXPRESSED IN: 6 plant structures; EXPRESSED DURING: L mature pollen stage, M germinated pollen stage, 4 anthesis; CONTAINS InterPro DOMAIN/s: Glycoside hydrolase, family 1 (InterPro:IPR001360), Glycoside hydrolase, family 1, active site (InterPro:IPR018120), Glycoside hydrolase, catalytic core (InterPro:IPR017853), Glycoside hydrolase, subgroup, catalytic core (InterPro:IPR013781); BEST Arabidopsis thaliana protein match is: beta glucosidase 34 (TAIR:AT1G47600.2); Has 11071 Blast hits to 10643 proteins in 1459 species: Archae - 141; Bacteria - 7659; Metazoa - 719; Fungi - 205; Plants - 1418; Viruses - 0; Other Eukaryotes - 929 (source: NCBI BLink).), protein MQSRMQGQRTLQLRQNSCIQPKWISQKNFTFGAATSAYQVEGAAHRALNGWDYFTHRYPERVSDRSIGDLACNSYDLYKDDVKLLKRMNVQAYRFSIAWSRVLPKGRLIGGVDENGITYYNNLINELKANGIEPFVTIFHWDVPQDFRRRIWRLLKPTYSDFKNYAELLFQRFGDRVKFWITLNQPYSLAVKGYGDGQYPPGRCTDCEFGGDSGTEPYIVGHHELLAHMEAVSLYRKRYQKFQGGKIGTTLIGRWFIPLNETNDLDKAAAKREFDFSVLGSTGVRTISKDNERLGDRLPKFTPKQSALLKGSLDFLGLNYYVTRYATYRPPPMPTQHSVLTDSGVTIGFERNGVSIGVKASINFDVKDLRHLVDFFLFVELLLLSTRIPSDSKSHQKQVQESINLHHRKRSC, encoded by the exons ATGCAATCCAGAATGCAAGGCCAAAGAACCCTTCAACTGCGACAAAACTCTTGCATTCAACCGAAATGgatttcccaaaaaaattttacttttggtGCAGCTACCTCTGCATACCAG GTTGAAGGTGCAGCACATAGAGCACTTAATGGATGGGACTATTTCACTCATAGATATCCAG AAAGAGTTTCAGATCGCAGTATAGGAGACCTTGCTTGTAATTCGTATGATCTTTATAAG GATGATGTTAAACTACTAAAAAGAATGAACGTTCAAGCATACCGATTCTCAATAGCATGGTCAAGGGTCTTACCAA AGGGCAGACTAATTGGAGGAGTCGACGAGAATGGGATCACATACTACAACAATCTCATTAACGAGTTGAAAGCAAATG GCATAGAACCATTTGTGACTATATTTCATTGGGATGTTCCTCAAGACTTTAGAAGACGAATATGGAGGCTTCTTAAGCCCACGTATAGT GACTTCAAAAATTACGCTGAGCTTCTATTCCAAAGATTCGGAGACAGAGTTAAATTTTGGATCACATTAAATCAGCCGTACTCTCTCGCTGTCAAAGGTTATGGAGATGGACAGTATCCACCGGGAAGGTGCACTGACTGTGAATTTGGAGGAGATTCTGGAACTGAACCTTATATAGTTGGACATCACGAACTTCTGGCTCATATGGAAGCTGTATCTTTATACCGAAAAAGATATCAG AAATTTCAAGGTGGTAAGATAGGAACGACATTGATCGGTAGATGGTTCATCCCACTAAATGAAACTAACGATCTCGACAAGGCTGCTGCAAAACGAGAATTCGATTTTTCC GTTCTTGGATCCACTGGTGTACGGACAATATCCAAAGATAATGAGAGACTAGGAGATAGATTGCCAAAATTCACGCCCAAGCAATCAGCTTTACTTAAAGGATCACTTGATTTTCTAGGGTTGAACTATTACGTTACAAGATATGCAACCTACAGACCTCCTCCAATGCCGACACAACATAGTGTCTTAACCGATTCAGGAGTTACAATTGGAT TTGAGCGAAATGGAGTTTCTATTGGTGTTAAGGCTAGTATCAACTTTG ATGTGAAAGATTTACGAcatttagttgatttttttttatttgtcgaGCTTCTCCTACTATCCACCAGGATTCCGTCAGATTCTAAATCACATCAAAAACAAGTACAAGAATCCATTAACCTACATCACCGAAAACG GAGTTGCTGA